The DNA segment CGGAAGCCCGCCGCGTGGCCGCTCGCGCGGTCGTCGTCGGTGACCGCCCCTGGAACGACGCTGCCGAGTCTGTCGGCTGGACGGTCGAGTCGACCTTTCAGCGGCGCGTGCACCGCTCGCTCGTCAGGCACGTGGCGATACTGCAATCACGGACGGACGGCGTCTAAAACAGCCGGCAGGTCGCCGTCCATCCGTTCCAGCAACGATCGAGCGCGATCACGGGCCGATTCGTCGGCAGTCACGAGCACCATCCCTTCCCCGGGTTGGCCGTAGACGACGCTTGCCGCCTCTGGAGCGGCCAGAATTGCCGGTAGAGCCGCCAGATCCTCCTCGCCGTCGACGACGAGCAACGTCGTCGCGTCGCTGGCCACGGCTGCCCGGAGCGCCGAGAGCAACTCGGCGGTCAGCGTCGCGGCCGGGTTCGCGACCGCGATCCGCTCGTCGAACGCCGGCGCGCCGTTGTCGCCGACGACGGCTTTCTTGACCTCGCTGTCGACCGACTCTCGTTTCGTCCGCTCGTCGACCAGTGCGACCGCAGGCGTGTGACCGGCTTCCAGCAAGTGATACGTGACGATGTCCCCGACCGCCACGATCGGCTCGCCGGCGTCCGCGAGCAGCCCCTCGGTGTCGGTGTAGATCGGACCGAGCGGGTCTTTCAGCTCGCCCCGGAGCCCCTCCGGGAGCGTGAGTATCTCCTCGGGCACGTTAGCGGACCTTCAGCGCGTACTGGCCGGGTTCGGTGACTTCCATCTCGCTCGCGATCTCGGACTGTTCGGGGTGGGCGATGATGACGTAGCCGGCCCAGTCTTCCGTCAGCGAGGTCGACCCGCAGGCCTGGCAGGCGTCTTCCTCGGTGATCGAGGAGTCCTGGACGCGGTGGCACTCCCGACAGACCAACCGATCGGCCATCAGTTCTCACCCGCCTGGGCCTCGCGGGCCTTCCGTTCCTCTTCGAGCCAGCCGTGTTTGCCCAGCCCCACCTGCTTTGCGGTGAGGCCGATCTTGCTGTCGCGGGGATTGCGCTCGTCGATGGACTTGGTGACGATCCGGGCGCGGACGGCGTCGCCGACCCCGAGCGTCCGGTTGGAGTCACGCGAGGCCAGCATCTGCCCGTCCTCGTCGTAGGCCAGGTACTCGTCGGAGATCTGGGAGACGTGCAACAGACCGTCGACGGGGCCG comes from the Halapricum desulfuricans genome and includes:
- a CDS encoding GTP-dependent dephospho-CoA kinase family protein translates to MPEEILTLPEGLRGELKDPLGPIYTDTEGLLADAGEPIVAVGDIVTYHLLEAGHTPAVALVDERTKRESVDSEVKKAVVGDNGAPAFDERIAVANPAATLTAELLSALRAAVASDATTLLVVDGEEDLAALPAILAAPEAASVVYGQPGEGMVLVTADESARDRARSLLERMDGDLPAVLDAVRP
- the spt4 gene encoding transcription elongation factor subunit Spt4, with protein sequence MMADRLVCRECHRVQDSSITEEDACQACGSTSLTEDWAGYVIIAHPEQSEIASEMEVTEPGQYALKVR